Proteins from one Fischerella sp. PCC 9605 genomic window:
- a CDS encoding GAF domain-containing protein has translation MVNRINSEKTNSNSRQRTFMVSPEIETVIQRRNYSVYSPINSLTALVKQASFRTKAIAFAIAISTLPILGIGALSYYLINQSLTKEISNVKQTSALNLSNNIERFLRKRYGEIQLFASQNFLTNSTLRQNLDAQEKEARVNNWQEIYQVYESIAVLDLNGDVFLQTKGQPISNQKNQESFQAVLTTNQPHISQPFTTTNPQQSKIYLAAPVKDSVTGKTIYIIQAVIPVQSLAQTLNKLSAIKDEYQLIDAAGKIFLATDKNHLGKNAQKVIPNWEQLQTAQRVVTRTLPDRKGNAEDLTTFVPWQRIEGLPNLNWKLVLSTDKAIALATQKQLLLILAIGTIVTALLVGAIATILANRLTLPIQTAITVVKKLARGNFDTRITVQGENEFATLGGSINRMADQLQDLLHKQKAEAERLRIFTNILTAIRQSLSCEDLFNTTVIEARQALGAHRVVVYHFNAHGRGQVVAESVAPGLPLTLGDTIEDSSIARQLMEAYTTGGVLIANNVFEAELTPEHLKLMERLQVKAILATPILKDNQIFGFLMAHYCWAPHVWQPFEINFLRQLAVQVGLALERVSLLEVSQVLKDFAIHLSGTLNSQEIYNLAVQDIRKALKVDRVVICKFDQNWQGSILAESVVEGLPGTLETRFHETSLQDYVERYRQGGVLATNNIYQAGFSEFYIKQLESFAVKAHLEAPILLGSNLLGLLIAHQCTRTRVWQQAEMDLFEQFARLVGLALERANLLEQSEKATQEQRQQSEQLQQELNKLLDNVAGAKRGDLTVRVEVSKGEIGAIADFCNFIVENLREIVIQVRTAATHLNTAIAENSGAIGQLAIDTFKQTQEIDRSLDAVDQIRLSIKGVAKNARLATAVARTASPTVELGDAAMDLTVENIFSLRESIGETAKKLKRLGEHSQQISRLASLINQISLQTNLLAINAGIEGARAGEHSQGLVSFSEEVAALAAQSTTVTSEIEGIAASMQLEVGEVVKTIELGSVQVVEITHLIEDSKHSLNQMLNICCQLDNLVQSISNAIVSQVQTSKEVIHLMKEIAKVSEMTSSSYRKVSASLQKTLEIYQQLQASVSNFKIG, from the coding sequence ATGGTTAATAGAATTAATTCCGAGAAGACAAACAGCAATTCTCGACAGCGTACATTTATGGTTTCACCTGAAATTGAGACTGTAATACAGCGCAGAAATTACTCTGTATATTCTCCCATCAATAGCCTCACAGCATTGGTAAAACAGGCAAGCTTTCGCACCAAAGCGATCGCGTTTGCTATTGCAATTTCTACTCTACCAATCTTGGGAATTGGGGCACTAAGCTATTACTTAATCAATCAATCCCTCACTAAGGAAATTAGTAATGTTAAACAAACTAGTGCCCTGAATTTATCAAATAATATTGAGCGATTTTTACGAAAGCGATATGGAGAAATTCAGCTATTTGCCAGTCAAAATTTCCTCACCAACTCTACACTTAGACAAAATTTAGATGCACAAGAGAAAGAAGCACGAGTAAACAATTGGCAGGAAATTTATCAAGTTTATGAAAGCATCGCCGTTTTGGATCTAAATGGAGATGTCTTTTTACAAACCAAAGGACAACCAATTTCTAACCAAAAAAATCAGGAATCTTTTCAAGCAGTTCTCACCACTAATCAACCTCATATCAGCCAGCCATTCACAACAACAAATCCACAACAATCTAAAATTTACTTGGCTGCACCTGTTAAAGATAGTGTCACGGGTAAGACTATTTATATTATCCAAGCAGTCATACCCGTGCAATCTTTAGCACAAACACTCAATAAACTTTCGGCAATTAAGGATGAATACCAGCTCATAGATGCTGCGGGAAAGATTTTTTTAGCTACAGACAAAAATCACTTGGGTAAAAACGCTCAAAAAGTGATTCCGAATTGGGAACAGCTGCAAACAGCCCAACGGGTAGTGACGCGTACATTACCCGATCGAAAAGGCAATGCTGAAGACTTAACAACTTTTGTTCCTTGGCAAAGAATAGAAGGTTTGCCAAACCTGAATTGGAAATTAGTTTTGAGTACGGATAAAGCTATTGCACTGGCGACTCAAAAACAATTATTGCTGATATTGGCAATTGGAACGATTGTAACGGCGTTGCTAGTAGGTGCGATCGCCACCATTTTAGCAAACCGTCTGACTCTGCCAATTCAAACTGCAATTACGGTAGTGAAAAAACTGGCGAGAGGTAATTTTGATACTCGCATTACTGTCCAGGGTGAAAATGAATTTGCTACCCTCGGAGGCAGTATTAACCGCATGGCAGACCAGCTACAAGACCTGCTGCACAAACAAAAAGCCGAAGCTGAGCGCTTAAGGATATTCACAAACATCTTAACGGCAATTCGCCAGTCACTCAGTTGTGAAGATTTATTTAACACTACGGTTATAGAGGCCAGACAAGCATTAGGAGCGCATCGAGTTGTCGTCTATCACTTTAATGCTCATGGTAGGGGGCAAGTTGTAGCTGAGTCCGTTGCTCCTGGATTACCCCTAACTTTGGGGGACACTATTGAAGATAGTTCCATTGCCAGACAACTCATGGAAGCCTACACCACTGGTGGGGTGCTCATTGCCAATAACGTCTTCGAGGCAGAATTAACTCCTGAGCATCTCAAGTTGATGGAAAGACTGCAAGTCAAGGCGATATTGGCAACACCAATTCTCAAAGATAATCAAATCTTTGGCTTCTTGATGGCTCATTATTGCTGGGCTCCCCATGTTTGGCAACCTTTTGAAATTAATTTCTTAAGGCAGTTGGCAGTTCAAGTTGGACTGGCTTTAGAACGAGTAAGTTTATTAGAGGTGAGCCAGGTACTGAAAGACTTTGCCATTCACTTATCTGGAACTCTCAACTCTCAGGAAATTTACAATTTGGCAGTTCAAGATATCCGTAAAGCCTTAAAGGTGGATCGAGTTGTCATCTGTAAATTTGATCAGAATTGGCAAGGTAGTATTCTCGCTGAGTCCGTAGTTGAGGGTTTACCTGGCACTTTAGAAACAAGATTTCATGAAACGAGTTTGCAAGATTACGTGGAAAGGTATCGCCAAGGTGGTGTGCTGGCTACTAACAACATTTACCAAGCAGGTTTTTCGGAGTTTTACATCAAACAGCTAGAATCATTTGCAGTCAAAGCCCATTTGGAAGCACCTATTTTGTTGGGGAGTAACTTACTAGGCTTGTTAATTGCCCATCAGTGTACTAGAACTCGTGTGTGGCAACAGGCGGAAATGGATTTATTTGAGCAATTCGCCAGATTGGTAGGACTGGCTTTAGAGCGAGCTAATCTTTTAGAGCAAAGCGAAAAAGCTACCCAAGAGCAACGTCAGCAATCAGAACAACTGCAACAGGAGCTAAACAAACTCCTAGATAATGTGGCTGGAGCCAAAAGGGGTGACTTGACAGTACGTGTGGAAGTCAGTAAGGGCGAAATCGGCGCGATCGCAGACTTTTGTAACTTCATTGTTGAAAACTTGCGAGAGATTGTCATCCAAGTCAGAACAGCTGCTACCCATTTGAATACAGCGATCGCCGAAAATTCTGGGGCGATCGGTCAACTGGCAATTGACACATTCAAACAAACACAGGAAATCGACCGTTCTCTCGATGCAGTTGATCAAATCAGACTTTCCATCAAAGGTGTAGCCAAAAATGCCAGACTAGCCACAGCAGTTGCTCGCACCGCCTCTCCAACCGTCGAACTTGGTGACGCAGCAATGGATCTCACCGTCGAGAATATCTTTAGCTTGCGAGAATCAATTGGAGAAACGGCTAAAAAACTCAAGCGTTTAGGGGAACATTCCCAACAAATTTCACGTTTGGCCTCCTTAATCAATCAAATTTCTTTGCAAACCAACTTGCTAGCGATCAACGCTGGCATTGAAGGAGCACGCGCAGGTGAACACAGTCAAGGTTTAGTCTCTTTTTCTGAAGAAGTGGCTGCACTGGCAGCGCAAAGCACCACAGTCACTAGTGAAATTGAAGGAATTGCTGCCAGTATGCAACTAGAAGTTGGTGAAGTAGTTAAGACAATAGAACTGGGAAGCGTACAGGTAGTAGAAATAACTCATTTGATTGAAGATAGCAAACACAGCTTGAATCAAATGCTCAATATTTGTTGCCAACTTGACAACTTGGTACAGTCAATATCTAACGCTATAGTATCTCAGGTACAAACTTCTAAAGAAGTCATCCATTTAATGAAAGAAATAGCCAAAGTATCTGAAATGACCAGCAGTTCCTATCGCAAAGTGTCCGCGTCTCTCCAAAAAACATTAGAAATTTACCAGCAATTACAAGCCAGTGTTAGTAATTTCAAAATTGGGTAA
- a CDS encoding Hpt domain-containing protein: MLQNRVLESQIQFLQEVNDNLNTLDSVFLELKANHQISTQNINLALRATHLIKYGANIRGFRLLSDFAHRLEDSLNVLKTRLNSLENDPELHSLLLAGVDWLRQIVKLLSDGYVVDEQWLVTFCLPMFEELQKHLDDSVVMPANGLQDVIPLLFQTEVEEYLQRLESLLPDGEKSDLKPEIEMIAAQLSSLGEILQLKDFIQLCQSIRQHLDTAVSNTDVTEIARLALLAWRRSQTLILTRKIDSLPTNIALDFDQKVDFNNQIKPEVFATKISTFTCLLALAIVQFWVMVR; this comes from the coding sequence ATGTTACAAAACAGGGTTCTAGAAAGCCAAATACAGTTTCTGCAAGAAGTAAATGATAATCTCAATACTCTGGATTCTGTATTTTTGGAACTAAAAGCAAATCATCAAATTTCTACCCAAAACATCAATTTAGCCCTCAGAGCTACTCATTTAATTAAATATGGGGCGAACATCAGAGGATTTCGCTTACTGAGTGATTTTGCTCACCGTTTGGAAGATTCTTTGAATGTTTTAAAAACACGCCTTAACTCTCTAGAAAATGACCCTGAGTTACACAGTTTACTATTAGCTGGAGTTGATTGGCTGCGTCAAATAGTGAAATTACTGTCAGATGGCTATGTTGTGGACGAACAATGGTTAGTGACTTTTTGTTTACCAATGTTTGAGGAACTACAAAAGCATTTGGATGACTCCGTTGTGATGCCAGCAAATGGGCTGCAAGATGTAATACCATTACTATTTCAAACAGAAGTAGAAGAATATTTGCAACGCCTAGAATCTTTATTGCCTGATGGCGAAAAATCTGATTTAAAACCAGAAATTGAGATGATAGCGGCTCAGTTAAGTAGTTTGGGCGAAATACTCCAATTAAAAGATTTTATCCAACTTTGTCAGTCAATTAGGCAACACTTAGACACTGCTGTCTCCAATACAGATGTTACAGAAATTGCTCGATTGGCATTACTAGCATGGCGGCGATCGCAAACATTGATACTCACAAGAAAAATTGATAGCTTGCCTACGAATATTGCTCTCGACTTTGATCAAAAAGTTGACTTTAACAACCAAATCAAGCCAGAAGTGTTTGCAACTAAAATATCTACATTTACATGCCTGCTGGCTTTAGCAATTGTACAATTTTGGGTAATGGTCAGGTAG
- a CDS encoding chemotaxis protein CheW — MDSPNTKIFINQNPNKLGDGYLKFKLNQSTSAVLPIRHTQEVMIVPVESIASMPNMPACVLGLMNWRSRIIWVIDLPNMLNLESINNRSLQYNLIIIHIKSVLLGIVVPEIKGIIRLISDTIQSPHSQISHSLVPYLSGLIWQDTEILLVLDAQAIVQSQIFHNNY, encoded by the coding sequence ATGGACAGTCCAAACACTAAAATTTTCATCAACCAAAACCCAAATAAATTGGGAGATGGCTATCTCAAGTTTAAATTGAATCAATCCACCTCTGCTGTTTTACCAATACGGCACACGCAAGAAGTAATGATTGTGCCAGTTGAGTCTATAGCATCAATGCCAAATATGCCTGCTTGTGTACTGGGATTAATGAATTGGCGCAGTCGCATAATTTGGGTTATTGATTTGCCAAATATGCTCAACCTAGAATCTATAAATAATCGATCGCTACAGTACAATCTCATCATTATTCATATAAAATCAGTACTGCTAGGTATAGTTGTACCAGAGATAAAAGGCATTATCAGGTTAATCTCTGATACAATTCAATCGCCTCATTCACAAATTTCCCACAGTTTGGTTCCTTATTTAAGTGGATTGATTTGGCAAGACACAGAAATTTTATTGGTATTAGATGCACAAGCTATTGTGCAGTCTCAAATTTTTCATAATAACTACTAG
- a CDS encoding Lin0512 family protein, translating into MARKRLIIEMGMGIDQHGQDPTVAAARAVRNAIANNALPGVWEVADLSDPNDMIVEVQVAVPYPQQVREEEVLAVLPFGHKSLTVESGGMVVQGRAIPELNDKNDEMLIAVAAVTVLVDNE; encoded by the coding sequence GTGGCACGTAAACGCTTAATTATCGAAATGGGCATGGGTATCGACCAGCACGGACAAGATCCGACAGTAGCAGCAGCGAGGGCAGTCAGAAATGCTATTGCTAACAACGCCTTGCCTGGTGTGTGGGAAGTTGCTGATTTGAGTGACCCCAATGACATGATTGTGGAAGTACAGGTTGCAGTACCGTACCCACAGCAAGTGCGGGAAGAGGAAGTACTAGCTGTACTGCCCTTTGGTCATAAATCTCTAACTGTTGAGTCTGGGGGAATGGTTGTACAAGGTAGAGCAATTCCCGAACTCAACGACAAAAATGACGAAATGTTGATAGCTGTCGCTGCCGTTACAGTTCTAGTTGACAATGAGTGA
- the cobA gene encoding uroporphyrinogen-III C-methyltransferase: MNRRGAEEAEEEGKKVLGKVYLVGAGPGDPGLMTLKGKGLLECADVVIYDALVSPAILAMINPQAEKIDAGKRRGRHSLMQEETTQLMIEKAQDNAIVVRLKGGDPFVFGRGGEEMEELLNAGVPVEVVPGITSGIAAPAYAGIPLTHRLYSSSVTFVTGHEAAGKYRPAVNWNAIAHGSETIVIYMGIHNLPYIVEELIKAGLSGETPIALVRWGTRPDQEELIGELGTIVEEVEKSGFGAPAIVVIGAVVNMHKILSGCRLL, from the coding sequence ATGAACCGCAGAGGCGCAGAGGAAGCAGAGGAAGAGGGGAAGAAAGTTTTGGGAAAGGTTTATTTGGTGGGTGCTGGGCCTGGAGATCCGGGGTTGATGACGCTCAAAGGTAAGGGGTTGTTGGAGTGTGCGGATGTCGTTATCTATGATGCTTTGGTCAGTCCGGCAATTTTAGCAATGATTAATCCCCAAGCCGAGAAAATTGATGCTGGTAAGCGGCGGGGGCGTCATTCGCTGATGCAGGAAGAAACAACGCAGTTAATGATTGAGAAAGCCCAGGATAATGCGATCGTTGTGCGCTTAAAGGGAGGCGATCCGTTTGTTTTTGGTCGCGGCGGCGAGGAGATGGAAGAATTGCTCAATGCGGGAGTACCTGTGGAAGTGGTACCCGGTATTACATCGGGAATAGCAGCACCAGCCTATGCAGGAATTCCTTTGACCCATCGGTTGTATAGTTCATCTGTTACATTTGTTACAGGGCATGAGGCAGCGGGTAAGTATCGACCGGCTGTAAATTGGAATGCGATCGCCCACGGTTCAGAGACGATTGTAATTTACATGGGGATTCACAATCTGCCTTATATTGTCGAAGAGTTGATAAAGGCGGGGTTGAGTGGAGAAACTCCCATTGCTTTGGTGCGTTGGGGTACGCGACCAGATCAGGAAGAATTAATTGGTGAGTTGGGGACGATTGTAGAGGAAGTGGAAAAGTCTGGATTTGGTGCGCCTGCGATCGTTGTGATTGGTGCAGTGGTGAATATGCATAAGATTTTATCTGGTTGTCGTCTGTTGTAG
- a CDS encoding response regulator has translation MKILPINRYRFYQTLQPLFLLKKITSKSTTGCLQVFTASASWSIYVEEGRLVYACCTDKMFELLYKHLQRLSQKIPTLHHGIKEQLQAIFETGIENQAIPNPDYLAICWLVNQKYITSGQAGILIEHLALDVLEPFLHLKEGSYEFNPESFLDEMPKFCHLDIRLLVECCQKRSRGVSSPGNIDSSPSKQPALGRHHLGNDQSASGFAVANLRETSQRASFQQPADNHQEAPHHRRAASSHEGRASTETSTTNSSTVSGQQQHLHVVPPVQPQSAIPTQQPLPKPHSPKVLPHPVNASNNNHPLISQPQTEKKIYTIFCIDDSPVVVNAIQRFLDDQMFSVVGINDPLKALMQIIRLKPDIILLDIEMPNLDGYELCSLVRKHSQFKNTPVIMITGRTGFIDKAKAKIVRASGYLSKPFTQADLLKEIFQHIQ, from the coding sequence ATGAAGATACTTCCTATCAATAGATACAGATTTTATCAGACACTGCAACCGCTGTTTCTGTTGAAGAAAATAACTAGTAAATCCACTACTGGTTGTTTGCAAGTGTTTACCGCTTCAGCTTCTTGGTCAATTTATGTAGAGGAGGGAAGACTAGTTTATGCCTGCTGTACAGATAAAATGTTTGAGCTGCTTTACAAACACTTGCAGCGTTTGAGTCAAAAAATTCCTACTCTTCATCATGGAATTAAAGAGCAGTTGCAGGCGATCTTTGAAACTGGGATTGAGAATCAGGCGATACCGAATCCAGATTATCTAGCGATTTGCTGGTTAGTCAATCAGAAGTATATTACTTCTGGTCAAGCCGGGATATTGATAGAACACTTGGCACTAGACGTATTAGAGCCGTTTCTACACTTAAAAGAGGGGAGTTACGAGTTTAATCCTGAGAGCTTTTTGGATGAGATGCCAAAGTTCTGTCACTTGGATATACGCTTGCTAGTCGAATGTTGTCAAAAGCGATCGCGCGGTGTGTCAAGCCCAGGCAATATTGATTCTTCACCATCAAAGCAACCCGCATTAGGGCGACACCATCTAGGCAATGACCAATCAGCTTCTGGATTTGCAGTTGCTAATCTACGGGAAACCAGCCAAAGAGCATCTTTCCAGCAACCCGCCGATAACCACCAGGAAGCCCCCCACCACAGACGCGCAGCATCTTCCCATGAGGGTAGGGCATCTACGGAAACCTCTACAACAAACTCCTCAACTGTTTCGGGACAGCAACAGCATCTTCATGTTGTACCTCCAGTTCAGCCACAATCTGCAATACCAACTCAGCAACCATTGCCAAAGCCACATTCTCCCAAGGTATTGCCTCATCCTGTTAACGCTAGCAACAATAACCATCCACTCATTTCCCAGCCACAAACAGAGAAAAAAATCTACACAATCTTCTGCATTGATGACAGCCCAGTAGTAGTGAATGCTATCCAAAGATTTTTAGACGATCAAATGTTTTCTGTTGTGGGCATCAACGATCCATTGAAGGCTTTAATGCAAATTATTCGCCTGAAACCAGACATAATTTTACTAGACATCGAGATGCCCAATTTAGATGGTTATGAACTGTGTTCATTGGTGCGAAAACATTCTCAGTTTAAAAACACACCAGTGATTATGATTACGGGTCGAACAGGCTTTATAGATAAAGCCAAAGCTAAGATTGTGAGAGCATCAGGCTATTTGAGTAAGCCTTTTACACAAGCAGATTTACTTAAAGAAATCTTTCAACACATTCAATAG
- a CDS encoding DUF4359 domain-containing protein, giving the protein MKVSNIMACVGVVGLAALGVAMAHTNPSQVEYEEYAVQQLTGYLKTNVCKKTPKFLENVIQFNCKQVVVSTQPQMRELITESTERQNFILFSIYRTDLKLSSLLPALDSVLPSTPGYKFETVGAFDQFYTYKAEQR; this is encoded by the coding sequence ATGAAAGTCTCAAATATTATGGCATGTGTGGGAGTTGTAGGACTAGCCGCTTTGGGAGTGGCAATGGCACATACGAATCCCAGTCAGGTTGAATATGAAGAGTATGCAGTGCAACAGCTGACAGGATATCTCAAAACGAATGTTTGCAAAAAAACCCCAAAATTCTTAGAAAACGTCATACAGTTCAATTGCAAGCAAGTAGTAGTTTCAACTCAACCGCAAATGCGGGAACTAATTACAGAAAGTACCGAACGCCAAAATTTTATACTTTTTAGTATCTACCGTACAGATTTAAAACTTAGCTCTTTACTACCTGCTCTGGATTCTGTTTTGCCTTCCACACCCGGTTATAAATTTGAGACAGTGGGAGCTTTTGACCAGTTCTATACTTACAAAGCTGAACAGCGTTAA
- a CDS encoding DUF3598 family protein encodes MNTDNITAQLQNWDNFCRYHANSDWNGTWTRYSAQRKIIESFNCIRSFQISTDGSEIYHQNHYTYADGRKETKTFGPYQKPVTRCLFLDNSFSWGSTKIESDSNFGFETGFRYEDRRTSVVIMYDKAGSLEMILVIVESLNTFPEKPNSPFVKEFSRNGRGTAKTITSDWLVSSPIDVSWNRLENLGDDYQTLYFSDGISITSPQQIASRQDFLAAVDWQINPNLLQRGIRNYDSSGFIGFTLQTFIFDT; translated from the coding sequence ATGAATACGGATAACATCACAGCACAGCTACAAAATTGGGATAATTTTTGTCGATATCATGCTAACAGCGACTGGAACGGGACTTGGACAAGATATTCTGCCCAACGAAAGATAATCGAGAGTTTTAATTGTATTAGAAGTTTCCAAATTAGCACAGATGGTAGTGAGATTTATCACCAAAATCACTATACATACGCTGATGGCAGAAAGGAGACAAAAACCTTTGGGCCTTATCAAAAACCTGTTACCAGATGCTTGTTTTTAGATAACAGTTTTTCTTGGGGTTCTACAAAGATAGAATCTGATTCAAATTTTGGTTTTGAGACAGGTTTTAGATACGAAGATCGGCGTACCAGTGTTGTCATTATGTATGATAAGGCTGGCAGTTTAGAAATGATTTTAGTTATTGTCGAAAGTTTAAATACCTTTCCAGAAAAACCAAATTCTCCATTTGTAAAAGAGTTCAGTAGAAATGGTCGAGGAACAGCTAAAACCATCACATCTGATTGGCTCGTGTCGTCTCCAATCGATGTTTCGTGGAATCGGTTAGAAAATTTAGGTGATGATTATCAGACTTTATATTTCTCCGATGGTATTTCCATTACTTCTCCGCAACAAATAGCAAGTAGACAAGATTTTCTAGCGGCGGTGGATTGGCAGATAAATCCTAATTTATTGCAACGCGGTATTCGCAATTATGACAGTTCTGGTTTTATCGGCTTCACCCTACAAACATTTATTTTTGATACCTAA
- a CDS encoding sirohydrochlorin chelatase: MPSAYLLISHGSRDPRPEIAMQQLARLVSEQAQTNLAEIAAIGGVASVARCETLVGTAYLELSPEPLHEQIIKFARNIAPLQKLRLKIVPLFLLPGVHVMEDIPTEVGLASQVLGQDILIELQPYLGCHPGLERLLAKQFASATATARILLAHGSRRPGSRQPVEVMAKNLGAVTAYWSVPPSLETQVQELIIAGYKQIAILPYFLFAGGITDAIAQTTEKLQLQFPEVNLQLAEPLGVSAELAELIWDLIK, translated from the coding sequence ATGCCATCTGCATATCTGCTGATATCCCACGGAAGTCGAGATCCGCGCCCGGAAATTGCTATGCAGCAGTTGGCAAGACTAGTATCGGAACAAGCACAAACTAATTTGGCTGAGATTGCCGCAATTGGTGGTGTTGCTTCTGTAGCTAGGTGTGAAACTTTAGTAGGTACAGCATATTTAGAATTGAGTCCAGAACCTTTACACGAGCAAATCATCAAATTTGCTAGGAATATAGCTCCTTTGCAGAAGCTTCGCCTCAAAATCGTGCCATTATTTCTGCTACCAGGAGTACATGTGATGGAAGATATTCCGACTGAGGTAGGGTTGGCAAGCCAAGTTCTTGGTCAAGATATCTTGATAGAGTTGCAACCATATTTAGGTTGTCACCCTGGTTTAGAACGCTTGTTAGCCAAGCAATTCGCGAGTGCAACAGCCACAGCGAGGATTCTTTTAGCGCATGGTAGTCGTCGTCCGGGTTCGCGACAGCCAGTGGAAGTAATGGCAAAGAATTTAGGCGCAGTGACTGCTTATTGGTCTGTACCTCCTAGTTTAGAAACGCAAGTTCAAGAGTTGATTATCGCTGGGTACAAGCAAATTGCAATTCTGCCATACTTTTTATTCGCGGGTGGAATAACTGATGCGATCGCTCAGACAACAGAAAAGCTACAATTACAGTTTCCGGAGGTGAATTTGCAACTGGCAGAGCCTTTGGGAGTAAGTGCAGAATTAGCTGAGCTGATTTGGGATTTAATAAAGTAA
- a CDS encoding nuclear transport factor 2 family protein — translation MSKQAIETVIAAYFANIAAMNPEGWLENFAEDAVSHDPVGEPPTKVHENFRAFISQLKAVFEKLEPTTDHIFVAGNEAAVKWTMRGISKSDKSVTFEGITVFEINDSGKIQTTRAYWNPAAMVAQLRS, via the coding sequence ATGTCAAAGCAAGCAATTGAAACTGTGATTGCTGCCTACTTTGCTAATATTGCAGCGATGAATCCTGAAGGTTGGCTCGAAAATTTTGCCGAGGATGCTGTTAGTCACGATCCAGTTGGAGAACCACCGACAAAAGTCCATGAGAATTTTCGTGCATTTATCAGCCAGTTAAAAGCAGTTTTTGAGAAATTAGAACCAACAACAGACCATATATTTGTTGCAGGCAATGAAGCAGCAGTAAAGTGGACTATGCGGGGAATCAGCAAAAGTGATAAGTCGGTGACATTTGAGGGAATAACAGTTTTTGAGATTAACGATTCTGGCAAAATTCAAACGACTCGCGCTTACTGGAATCCTGCTGCGATGGTGGCACAACTGCGTTCTTAG
- a CDS encoding manganese catalase family protein gives MFFHKKETIHVVNVNEANPRFAQLLLEQFGGATGELTAALQYWTQSFHCEHAGIRDMLQDIAIEEFGHLEMVGKLIEAHTKNVDQTEAYKSTLFAVRGMGPHLLDSQGNAWTANYVNEGGDIVRDLRADIGAEAGARQTYEELIKLAPDEGTKQTLVHLLTREISHTHMFMKALDSLGKLTDPLFGNIQPDSTVDIYYNLSSDGKDERGPWNSEPTFRYIADPLAEKQS, from the coding sequence ATGTTCTTTCATAAAAAAGAAACAATTCATGTTGTTAACGTTAATGAAGCCAATCCACGTTTTGCTCAACTTCTTTTAGAGCAGTTTGGTGGTGCTACAGGTGAATTAACAGCAGCTTTACAGTATTGGACTCAGTCTTTTCACTGCGAACATGCTGGTATTCGGGACATGCTCCAAGATATTGCTATTGAAGAGTTTGGTCATTTAGAAATGGTGGGTAAGCTCATTGAAGCGCATACCAAAAATGTTGACCAAACCGAAGCTTATAAAAGCACTTTGTTTGCTGTGCGTGGTATGGGACCACACTTGTTAGATAGTCAAGGTAATGCTTGGACTGCTAATTATGTTAATGAGGGTGGTGATATCGTGCGCGATTTAAGAGCTGACATTGGTGCTGAAGCTGGTGCACGTCAAACTTACGAAGAATTAATTAAACTAGCTCCAGATGAAGGTACTAAACAAACGCTTGTTCATCTTCTGACTAGAGAAATATCTCATACCCACATGTTCATGAAGGCACTGGATTCTTTGGGTAAGTTAACCGATCCGTTGTTTGGTAATATCCAACCAGATAGTACTGTGGATATTTACTACAACTTATCTAGTGATGGTAAGGATGAACGCGGCCCTTGGAATTCAGAACCTACTTTCCGTTACATTGCCGATCCGTTAGCCGAAAAACAGTCTTAA